The DNA segment TCCCTCCGAcgttttctttcttattttttattattcatcgTAATGCTTCTCGTCACTTACATACTTACATTCCATTATTGGAGTATAAATACGCTTTTATGCTGGAAACTTCGGGGCAAAATATCATAGAAAactagtaagaaagctacagtcgagtgtgctcgactgtgagatacccactacccatttttaataaaggcaatttattgtggtattattttcaaaatataccgaatatactgcaaaaatactaaaaatataccaaatggtatatttggtatatcgatatagtacaccattcaaaatataccatagacggcacaatatcccagattgtcagccaaagcaactcagaccctagtaagtaggcgcttttccccatacaaaagtatttctttaataacttccacaatttttatctgatcgcaaccaaattttcaggaatcataactactatagtatttattgtatataaattcgcaactgtagctttaaaattacgtttgttttcgatttttttgatttgcgggggcggaagtgggcgtggcaaaaatttgaaacaaatttgatctgcgtgcaaacataacaaatgctgtcgaaaaaaattatagctctatctcttatagtctctgagatctaggtggtcatacggacagacacacagacggacatggctagatcgtctcggctgttgatgctaatcaagaatatatatactttatagggacggagatgcctccttctacttgttacatacatttcctgctggcacaaagttataatacccttctaccctatgggttgcgggtataaaaatcgaaaaccaaacgtaattttaaagctaggtctggtgtatacaataataactatagtatttatgattcctgaaaatgtTATTGCGATTAGAtcaaaattgtggaagttattgaagaaagacttttgtatgggcaaaaacgcctacttactaggggtcttagttactttgatggagaatctggtatattgtgccgtctatggtatattttgaatgtggtactgcatcgatataacaaatataccgtccggtatatttttagtattttgcactatttttggtatattttgaaaataatataatatattttgcttttactcaaaatgagtagcgggtatgtcacagtcgagcacactcaactctcctacttgttttatatgtatgtattttttttcgcGCATTTGGGAACAGAACCTAAGGAATAATTTTAGGGCCATGTTGTTGCACCTCACGCATAATGACatacattataaattattactCTGCGTGTGCGTTGAATTCGAATCCATTTtggtatttcatttaataagttgcgaatatatgtataaagttTTGAGAACTACAAAATACAGCGGCTGATTATCAAATTAACACTAGAAAAATGTTGCGGACTGGTTGTCTTCCCTGGGGCCGCTCCGGCTGGCTCATCGGTACTCAGGTGGAGTTCCATCCCTGGCCCGCAGTCCGCACAATCGATAATACCACCGATATTAACAGCTGTTTTacacaacagaaaaaaacacatcactaacaaaacaaaacagctgccgcGCAATTGAAAACTGCACTAAACAAAcgaaaatccaaaaaaaaaaacttttgacgACGGTAAGTACAaggaaaaacaataataaatacactcACTGAtccatttattatttgaataggGCTACAGCTGGACCCCGGCGTACCCACCCTGCCTGAGATGGCCACATCAGCGCCATCTCCCTTGCGTTGGCCACTATATTAGTGGCTGCTCCTCATCCGGCGTAGCGCTGTCGAATTCTCCTCCCCCCCCCCTTAAATGGGCAACTCACACAACCATGTTCATCGTAATTACTATTGTATTATTCAtgaaattttcttaataactaacatttcatttatttatttttttatttacagatatcatacaaatatttggacAAAATGGCAAACGAGCAAGATCAAACAAAATCACGCAGTAGGACGAGCGAAACAACAAATAGCCACAACGGCGTAAAGGACAACTTCTTTTACATTCGGGCGGttcgtatatatttatttaccaaTTTATATACGTATGTTTTTAgagaagtatatatatatatatttatctgaGTCGCTTTATTGTCAACCTTAACCTACCTAAGAGCTCTTAGGATTGGTAAAGGGGCGATATGGGTGATGATAGagaaaatgtgtgtatatatatatataaataagtaaacataaacatataatCCCGCAGCAAGTAGATTTTtaagaatgtatgtatgtatgtatgaaagTGTTTGTCGTCCCTACTCTGTCATCTatttacaagaaaataaatttgaatttactttaatttatatcgTATTTCGAACTTtagtttgctttaatttattttactttaatataattttaatttacttcacaaaatttataattcgCTGTTTATGCTTACGCAACGTGACGACAGTTGCGAGTATTTGGACGACTATGAAGATCCAAGCGTGCCCACGTTTGGATCGTGGATATTTCCCCAAAAAGTCTATATACAACTTTTGGAATGGGCGATCGGTGAGCATTTCCTTTCCAATGCTGGCCTCTGTAGAGTAATTCAATGCTTTCGTCTCCTTGCAGGTAGCACATCCTCGATCAATCCCGCCGTTAGTGAATCGGGTATCCACAGCTTCCAGCTCGCCTGGGTCGTCCCATCGTCAACCGACTCCTCCGTTACTCTCTTAAACAGCATGCCACTCTGTACTTTTACGTCTGGCAACCGATGTTGTTGGCTGGTGACCTCGTTGACCAGCTGTTTATAGTCAGTTGACTCGAACTCCGTCGTCTCCATCGCAAGAAGATCCTCCGGCGTCACACCCAACCCCTCTACGCTTCTCGACAATGTACCCGCAACGACATTCTCAGTCCCCTTTCTGAACTGCATCGTGAACGGAAAAGCCTGGAGTTCCAGTGACCATCTGGCCAGTCTCCCTGTCAAGTCTTTGAGACTCATGAGCCATTGGAGGCTTGCGTGGTCGGTGATCACGGTGAATGGCATCATTTCAACATACGGCCTAAATCGATGAATGGCCAACTTCGCGGCCAACCACTCATTTTCAGTCACGGTATAGTTGATTTGGTGCCGGTTCAGTTTGGCCGAAAAGAACGCGATCGGCCTCTCCTGCTGTTCATCGTCCAGTTGGAACAAAACAGCTCCGACTCCGAAGTTCGATGCATCACACTGGATGTAGAACGGCTTTTTAAAATTGGCGTGCACCAACACGGGCGCCGTGGTAAGTGCCTTCTTCAATTTGTCCACAGCGTCAACGGCCTCCCTACTCAGCTGAAACTTCCCGCTCCTTTTCTTAAGAGCATCCGTCAGTGGTACCGAGATCTCTGCGAAGTTCTTAATGAATCTCCGATACCAGCCAGCCGTACCCAAGAAGCTACGCAGTTCCTTGACCGTTCTTGGAGCAGGGATGTTATTGATGGCCTCTACTCTGCTCGGGTCCATCCGTAAAGTGCCTCCACCTATGATGAAACCTAAATAGTTGAGGTTCCTAAAGCAGAATTTGGATTTAACCATGCCAATGGTGAGATTCGCCTTCTTTAAACATTCCGccactaattttaaatatttcaggTGTGTGTCGAAATCCGCCGAGATGATTAAAAAATCGTCCAAGTACACGAATACATTGGACCTCAGGGACGTCGGGATTACTTTGTTCATGAGTCGGCAAAGTTGCTGTGCTGCATTGCATAACCCGAAGGGCATGTGGCGGAATTGGTACAGCGGTCGTCCCGGAACTGTGAAAGCTGTATAGGCTCTACTGCTTTTCTCCAGCTCGATTTGCCAGAAAGCAAACTTCAAATCTACACTTGAGATGAAGTGCGTCTCGTCGATCCGCGAGAGAATGCCTTTGATGCATGGAAGGGGGTACGCATCTTTCACCGTCACGCTGTTCAGCTTCCGAGCGTCCAAGCAAAATCGATTTTTGCCGGGTTTCATGACGACCGTCGTCCTATTGCTTCATGGACTGTTGCTCTCTTCAATGATGCCCAACTGAAGCATCTTATCAATCTCCTTCCACACGATCTCCTGTTTTGCTGGGGATAGAGGGAAATGTCGGTCCTTCACGGGTTCGGTTCCTTCAACTAACTGTATCCGATGCTGCAACAGGTGAGTCTTACCAATccatgaatttcaaattgaagaaATTCGCTTTTCACGGCTTCCAACTGACTCCTCTGCATCTCTTCCAGGTCCCACATCTCCAGATCAGACTCGATAACATTCTCGCCTCGGTAATAATCCACTTCCACAGTGGCTACTTCCGACACATCTCGGGGTGACTCTCGGTGGTCCAATCCTCCAAACAAATTCGGAGCGATGTTAAACGCTCTCCAGAAATCGATGCCCAAATAAATCTCCTGTTTTAAATCGGGGCACATGAAGAAAGCTATTTGCTCCGACTTGTCGCCTTATGACACCGGCAGATTAACTCATCCTAGGATCGGTCGGCTGGCTCCTGCAGCAGTGGTGACCTTGGACGCGTACGGCTGAACATTCCAGTTCATCTTACTGACCAGCTCTCGGCATCCTCGCCCCATAAGACTAACGCATGCGCCGGAGTCCAGAAGGCCTTTAAAAACTTGTCCACCGATGACGACGTCTACAAAAACTCGGGGATCGGTGTTCTCCACTCTCCGAACTGTTTCCACGATTTGCCTCCTCGTTATCCTTCGTGGACGAAAACGAGCGCCTGCCTTTATGACGCGTTTCGTGGCCAGTGTCATCCCTTCACACTGCCGCTCACCAAAAATTCTATTTCGGGCCGACATGTATGCCCGAACACGTTCTCCATATGGCAAGCCTCTTAGTGTTCTTCCTTTCACTAAGGTGTTCGTTTCTTCTTCATCCACTAAGTTTCTCCTTAACCTACTTGTTACACTACTAAACTTATGTTCTCCATTCGCAGTCTCATCCTCTACTTGCTCCTGTTTGCACGCCACTCCGGCTTCTGGTCGGGTCTCGCCTCCGAACGCGTCTGCCCCGGCTTCATCGCGTTCGCCCAGGTGTTTCCCGGATAATTTACGCATTGCGGGCTAAAAGTGTCAGGTTTGCCGCACCTAAAGCAAAAATGCTTCTCGTCCCGGACATACAGTCCCGGAAACCATGACCAGGTTTCCGGCAGTTCCAGCAGATCCGCTAACTCGTCTCGCGGGTCTTCGCTGCCACCTCTTCCACTTCCGGGGATGGACTCTCGTCGCGCTGAGGTGGGACTTCAACCTCATAAACTGACGGTTTGACTCCCCTGCGGATATCTGGTTTGTTGTCCTTGTGACGAGCGCCCTCGACGGCTCATGTATCGCTCCACTTCGATACATTCTTGGCGCAACTCGTCTACCGTAAGAATATCCATCGCATACACATATCGTGCAAAGCCTTCCTTTAACCCGCACTTTATTATATTCACCAGTTCCCGGTCTCGAAGAGGTGTCTGGAAGCGTGAAGCTAGCCGCCGCATGTGGTGGATGTAGTCGTCTACACCTTCGCTAGACTGCTGTTCCCTCTGCAGTAGCTCCTGCATGACGTCATGCTCGGTTTGGTAGCCCCGAAACCGGTCCAACATTGCTTGACGCAACTGAATCCAGCTGTCTACTCTGGAGTGCCTCACGTGCATCCAGTACCATTCCCTGGCTCTGCCCTCCAATAGAACATGGAAGTCGCGTAGCACTTCCCTCCATGGGCATTGGTATTGTCTCTGCAAGAACTCGATGCGGAAGACAAAATCCTCCACAGCGTGAGTGGAATCGGCACCATCGAATCGCACGTTCCAGCTTCAGGTAAGTGCGGTCCCCTCGACGACCTCGACGACTAATTCAGTCCTTCCGCCTCCAGCATCTGACCGCATGTTGTCGTGGGGATTCCGCCAGTTCCTTGCGTGCGGATCGTACACTTCTTCAGGGCTCGTTAAATAATCTAGACGCGGCAACGGTCCTCGCATGGTCTGCACTGGCGGCTCTGGCTCATGTTTGTGGACCTTCGGGATTGCTCCTGTCTCTGCCATCGACTTTAGCTGCGTAGAGGCAGGTCGGCTGCCACCACTGCCGTCACTCTGCGGTCGGGTGGTCTCCTGCATCAGCTTCATCAACTCCAGGGAGCCTGCGCGAATCTCATCGCGTATCGATGCTGCAATACCCTCCTGTAGTGAACTCCTGTAGGTCGCGTGGGCCTGTGCGAGAGCTGCAATCACCGTCGACTTGAGGACTGAATCCGTCGACTCCGGAGGATAGATATGTCGGCCCGTATCCGCCGAGTTGCTGGCAGTTGTGGTTCCCATGCCGGATGTTACTGCTGGTGGTTGAGTTCCCGGTTGCAAAGCCTCTTGCTCCAATCCTGCAAGTGCCTCAGCCGATGCAAACTGTACTTCCGGGAATCCACGAAAGTTCATCGGAGTCCTCGCCATACCTCCCACTAAATGCGGCAGGTTCCCCGGTGCCCCATCTGTTTCCCGACCCTCTGACATTTACAATTTCCTATCAATCTACTGCTAAATAAGAAAaacgacaactacaaaaataaactcctataataaataaataaacaccataaataaatacgtaccctaataaataaataaataactcaaacaacaacaaattttttccTTTCTATAAGATTAACAAACGGAAGGGAGAGAAAAACTTCACACTACGACCTAACCAACGCTTTCCTACACAAATGGAACAATGGAAAAACACTTAAGCACTAATCAGATGATCTATCCATCACTCTCGTGATGGATGGCATCCAAGGAGCGCTACCTGAGATCTATTTTGAATCCATCTCGCTTTTGACCACGATTGGTGTCCGCTGTGTGGCAGGTGCGGCGCAGAATCGATCCTGTATCTTTCTGGGTCACCTGTCGCCTATGCTGATAGCATCAGGCCAGCACACATCTAACGCCACTCAAAATGAGACGGAACAAATAgtgaacaaaaacaacaaagagaatCTACCTATACAACAATTCTAACCTAATATCACAATTCTATCACAGTATTTGTTCGTTGCTGCCGCCAGGCTACGATGACACGTTGCAAACTCTCTACAAACAAATCCTGCTACAAAAAAATGACATTAAGATTTGAATCCTGTCACCAAATGAAATCCTGATCAGAGCTGCGCATTTGTGGGTTACTACATCGTACCACATAAGACATCAGATGATCACAATTTCACTCGACAAAAGGACATACACTACATCGATGGAActgtcttttttatttttttgaattcaaatttcatataGGGCGCCATATTGTTGCGGACTGGTTGTCTTCCCTGGGGCGGCGCCGGCTGGCTCATCGGTACTCAGGTGGAGTTCCATCCCTGGCCCGCAGTCCGCACAATCGATATACCACCGATATTAACAGCTGTTTTacacaacagaaaaaaacacatcactaacaaaacaaaacagctgccgcGCAATTGAAAACTGCactaaacaaaagaaaatccaaaaaaaacttttgacgACGGTAAGTACAaggaaaaacaataataaatacactcactgatcaatttaatatttgaataggGCCACAGCTGGACCCCGGCGTACCCACCCTGCCTGAGATGGCCACATCAGCGCCATCTCCCTTGCGTTGGCCACTATATTAGTGGCTGCTCCTCATCCGGCGTAGCGCTGTCGAATTCCCTTCCCCCCCTTAGATGGGAAACTCACACAACCATGTTCATCGTAATTACTATTGTATTATTCATGAATTTTTCTTAataactaacatttaatttatttatttttttatttacagatatacaaatatttggacAAAATGGCAAAGGAGCAAGATCAAACAAAATCACGCAGTAGGACGAGCGAAACAACAAATAGCCACAACGGCGTAAAGGACAACTTCTTTTACATGTAACGCATTCGGGCGGttcgtatatatttatttatcaatttatatacGTATGTTTTTAtagaagtatatatatatatatttatctgaGTCGCTTTATTGTCAACCTTAACCTACCTAAGAGCTCTTGGGATTGGTAAAGGGGCGATATGGGTGATGATAGagaaaatgtgtgtatatatatataaataagtaaacataaacatataatCCCGCAGCAAGTagatttttaagaatttatgtaTGAAGGTGTTTGTCGTCCCTACTCTGTCATCTatttacaagaaaataaatttgaatttactttaatttatatcgTATTTCGAactttaatttgctttaatttattttactttaatataattttaatttacttcacaaaatttataattcgCTGATTAACAAAAAAGGTCGGcggaaaaaaaatatatatcgagGACTCGAAACCAAAGAATTAATTGCTGTTTATGCTTACGCAACGTGACGACAGTTGCGAGTATTTGGACGTACCGCACTGGCGATCGGGAATGGGGCGGGCTTGGAACTGACTCACCAGTCGGTTTCCTTCTCCTGCCTCAGTGTTGGCGGCGTTGTCTCGCCCACTATCCCACGTCGTGGATGCTGCTCAACGTCGTTGAAGCGCCGTGTGTCTTCTCGCGGCGACGGTTGCCCGCAGTTATCCAGCGGTGATTGTGGCCGCTGGTGTTGCTCGCCGTTGCTCTggttgttgctttggttgctCTCTGCTGGAGTTgacgtagttgttgttgccaccgccGCTGTTAAATCCTCATGATTGGCAATCTTCTTGCTTGCAACGTTATTGTTGGTATTCTTAATGTTGTTGGCAATGAGCGCAGCTGCAATCGAGCTACGCGATGCTGCAAGtcgttgctgcagctgctgctgttgcttctgtagttgttgttgctgctgcttcttttgttgttgtttttgtagtggttgttgccgctgctgcaaaTCTTTGTGCAGTTGCTTGTGTTGTTGATATGGCTGCTGTTATCGCCTTCTTCGCAATTTTCGCACAGACACCAATTTTTCCGacctcttttttttctcggTGGACCGTCTCCAACCTCGATCGCAAAACAACTCCTCGCCCCAGCAAAATCCACATGCTCACCTCCCGTGAAAAAAACTGACGTTCCTTTTCATCTCCTATTTAACAGGAGgagcaattttcaaatttccctCCCCTGGAGTTGCCATTTCCTGCTTCCGATACATCGATtcgcgatatatcgataacccCCTAACATTGCTGGCACAAACGACATCCAAATAATATGTACCCTGAACTGTTCACGTCTTGCTTCTCGCAaacttgtttaaaattttatattttcagatTACATGTTACACGCTCGaggtaaataaatcaacattcaaacggaaaaaaaaacagaatagCGAATAAAAATTGTTCACATATTTCTGAAATAATGCAATCGAAATCAACTTAAAAGAATAAAAgtgtttcttaaataacttatgcaatattcatataaactgaaccaaatttttaggaatcataaatactgtaggtATTACTcgtgttattcgattttagtCGATTTGTGGGGCGGAAGTGGGAGTGGTTCATATAATataactatagtctttatgATTTTGATAACAATCAGAAAAAATAGAAGTTATATCGTTATTTATTTCGctttgaaaacgaaaacgaaaaaattggTGCTCCCGCTTTAACTTTCATAAGATTTTTTAGATTTACAAAACGAGCAAATTTGTCTTaccgaaattaaattaattaatctaaattaaatcggattttatttgcaaaggGGAAAATAAATAGTTGACTCATTGGTTTATTGTTGCTCTTTAAAGACAGCCAGAAGGTCAATTAGGCATGTCATTATTTGTAAAACAACTTATTTCTGACACCACCTCAAATTTggaaataacattttaaaaatcggctacaacaatttgcaatttgttgagCGACCATACTTTTCATAGaatgaaaaagcaagttaaaaatacttgtataatgaAACGGGTggctttaaatttgttgaagtttgttaaaatgtttttttttatacacgctacccatagggtagaagggtattataactttgtgccggcagaaaatgtatgtaacaggtagaacgaggcatctccgaccctataaagtatatatattcttgatcagcgtcaacagccgagacgatccagccatgcccgtctgtccgtctgtgtgtctgtccgtctgtgtgtctgtccgtatgaaacactggatctcagagactataagagttagagctataattttttttcgacagcatttgttatgtttgcacgcagatcaagtttgtttcaaatttttgccacgcccacttccgcccccgcaaatcaaaaaaatcgaataacaagcgtgattttaaagctagagttgcgaaatttggtatatacaataataactatagtagttatgaaaatttggttgcgatcagataaaaattgtcgaagttattaaagaaatacttttgtatgggcaaaaacgacagcttactagggctcttagttgctttggccgacaatctggcatattgtgccttctatggtatattttgaatgcggtaatatataataatttaatatatttttagcatttgtgtagtatatttggtatattttgagaataataccgcaaaatatattgcttttatttaaaatgggtacttagggggtatctcacagtcgagtacactcgagtacactcgactgcagctttcttacttgtttttttttttaagaaatgaatttgtttaatttaataacttaaaattgcataaaaaagtTGTCTAAATCATCGGAATGAAACCGGTTAAAAAGGTGACATCCTCATTTTTTTGTGGGAAACCGTTGATTGCCGTTTcacggtttttttttaatgtaagttttaaatctttatttaaaaaaaaggcaaatatgTTTCTTCCAGGCGAAAGCATAAATTATCTATGCAGGATGAAATCATACTTCTGCGAGTTCTATCCACGCCGGATGCTGTTTCTGCAGTAACGTTCAAATAGCAAAACGATGACCAAAAACTTTCGAAAACCACAGTTCGGATAATGAAAATCTTGGTTGAATACCGAAGAACGCATGttagttaaatttttttattcaggTGCCACAGAAATCACCAAACGTCAAACCACtaactatataatatatacctAGATACTTCGCGGGGGGATCTTCCAACCAAACATCgcgaattttttgtttatacatttGAGTCCTTTTTTTCGCAAATGATCACCGTACAAACAAACTTAGCTCAATAATAAGTTAATTTGAATGCAGAGATGGTAGCATTCCGATCGCTAAACGATCGCCAAACACTACCAAGAgtaaatagtattttagtatttaaaatacaaaattcgaTTACGCTGGGCGGTGTGTAGTACACACCATGTCTCTATTGCCAATATTAGAGCATTATTGTTGGagcattaaattttttttatttttagtcgactttaaataaatatttatttacatgttaattattatacaaaataatataataactaaaagaaggaAGTGCTAGCAACTAATGAAATcggtttttaaataaatatataaaatagagtactacaaactatttaaaatagaacaaatagaataattttttttgtgtaatagCCAACGTAAATAATAGCCCCCCTGCAGTTCTGAGCGCTAGTTCGTTGCTGGTGAAATAAGCGCTTACCAGGAGCCAGTCACTACTTACAAAGTGGCGTCTAGCCATgcgttttttaatttccgtttttgtatgaaatgtcCACAAATAGGGTCAA comes from the Drosophila sulfurigaster albostrigata strain 15112-1811.04 chromosome 2L, ASM2355843v2, whole genome shotgun sequence genome and includes:
- the LOC133850450 gene encoding uncharacterized protein LOC133850450, producing MRKLSGKHLGERDEAGADAFGGETRPEAGVACKQEQVEDETANGEHKFSSVTSRLRRNLVDEEETNTLVKGRTLRGLPYGERVRAYMSARNRIFGERQCEGMTLATKRVIKAGARFRPRRITRRQIVETVRRVENTDPRVFVDVVIGGQVFKGLLDSGACVSLMGRGCRELVSKMNWNVQPYASKVTTAAGASRPILG